taaaagtctattaaaatccactgttattgaactgatgatttaaaaatctactttaaaatccattaaaatccctTGTTATTGTGACAGGAATATTCCTCTGGTAtcatatttttatcttattttaggCTATAACGAATCCATTACAATATAATCTGGTTTATGCTTTGGTTTAGCTACTTTGGTACCGGTTTGTGGTCCAAAGAGTTACTATGTAAGGCAGACACTGTCATTTCTGAAAACCTAATGAATGAGTACTAtccttttatcttcttcttatctctctcCATTTATCACCTTGCGGCGCTTACGCTAGCAACCATCCACTGAATCCAGTCCTTTAAGGTGATCCTTCTTATATTTGATCATCTTTCAGCTCTGTATTCTCTATTATTAGTTCTCTCGGCGAGTTCTTAGGATAGAATCATCTCTCTGATTTATTTGATGTCACGGTCCGCCGCGACTACTACGTCTCTTGGCTTGGCCAAAAGAGCTGAGACCACCACCTACTTGCTTCTCTTCCCATTCAAGCTCATGGTGATGGTCGATGTTGCTGAAATCGCCACCAGATTGCATATTTCTTTTTGAGTTATTAAACCCAGAGGGAGagacctttttttctttatgaatTACTACGTTTGATCtaaactgaagaagaaggaaaaaagatagAGCTTTTTaacagtgagagagagagattattacGTTTCTTATATAAACACAATAAAACACAATAATAAAACCTCATCTTACACAACTTCATATAAAGGTCCAGATGATTATTcttaaaccgaattaaaacaaGGAATACATataactaaaagtctaaaacacaacaacaaccgAATTAAGAAAACAAGGAACAGTTCATCATAAAACGAGCTAGGTGATTGGGTTTGCCGCAGAGCCTTCTCTCAACAAGATTGAGCAGCCAAAAAACCACTACCAAGATGACAGCAGACACAACTGCAATGCAATGCAGATGTTGTCtcttagggggtgttattggatgacagattttaatagatttcaaTTACTAGTAGATTTTAGAATTCAATAGTTTTCAAATGCATTTAAGGTGAATTTGTTGTCATTATTAGTGGATTTGAATAGCATTACTAATGGATTTGAAATTCATTACTAGTggactttattatttttgaatgtaaataaaaataaaataaattaccatAATTATGTTGTTAACCATGtcaaatgaaagaaaaacatGTCGTGGCAATGTTTTCTGGTCTTCGGTCGATCTGAGTTGGGGATCTGATTGgggttttttcttggtttatggCAGTGGATCTCCGCTGGagattcttgttgtttgattcaattgttaagggttttgatttttcagaTCTGAGATGGAATATCaatcttttagggttttctttttctgtgatTTCTCCCCTCTTCTTCAATCAGATGAAACAATCAATCTTTTAGGGTTTCCTTTTTCTGTGATTTCTCCCATGTTCTTCAAtcagatgaaacaaaaacaagatgaaCAAACATCTTTAATAATAACATTGTTTGCAGATCCTCAGATCTGATTATGCCTATCAAATTTATTGTTTACATGATTTCACTAGtttttcttcccttttctcttttttttgtttgaataaggTCCATGATTAAAAAACAATGGTCTTTTGGCCAGAGCAATCTTGTATTTCTTAATTCTTATATTAATCTCCTGAATCAATTTTGAaactagagaaaaaaatagagagattgAAATACTTGAGAAATATGTCagattgtgtttgttcatctttttgGAGTGAAATACATTGAGATCTGAAATGACACCAAATCCAATGGACATTGAATAACAATGTTTTAAACGTATTCTAAAATCCatcaaataaatacataatccAATAACAGCAGATTTTAATGTACTTTTTCAAATACCTAATTGAATAACGTTGAATTCCAAAATAcatcaaattcttttaaaatacattgttcaataacacccccttatTCAATGTCGTGCTTATGGTCATATAGATTTAAgggtaaataagaaaaatttcctttgtcattaaaaaatattaaaaataacatatatatatatatactagatgatTACGTATGCAATACgtagatgatatatatttttaattatttatatatatatatattattttgtgactatgataaaatcatctatatatatatatataatttttttgattatttgatacATTGATAATAGTTTACACAATAAAATACAAGAATTctgtataaatataaattataggtgtgattgtttatatatggcaacaaattagtcattttttggttgtttgaaaaaaatcTAGGACTAGGAGAGTGGAATATTCATGGAATTGTCATTTAAGATCCTCAGATAGaattgataatttattttatttttattaaaaacctgGTTCAACCATACAACCGGTTCAACCAATTACTCAATTTGGAACATTACAAGTCTTTCGGATTTCGCCTTGTTTGACTTCCAGGCAACCCAATTTAAGCATAGAAACGGCGACAATTCCACGAATAAATATAGTAATTATTCACAATAAAATCTTGTAATTAATGGGaaacatattatttttcatttcatgTTGCTGAAAATTCCTAAATTATATCAgttataatttacatatataatatctaatatcacaattttttctATAGAGAAATTTTCTCAAACCATTTTTTAACATCATagaattaaaaatgtattacatTTAATTAAGTACTAGGAGATaccccgtgctttaagcacggatcaacatttttaaaaaaattataatatacaataaaagttattgttatatatttttttaaaagttattttgtttgagataatatatatttttttaatttttctgtaaatctattagtcgaATTGAATACTAAGTATTTtggaatattatagtattttatttttgacgtatattacagttttatattgtttgtttgttgtatttgcatcattattttgtgaaatataaagtagtaattttaatattataattgtgagaaaataaaaattattaatttatcatctatataaatttagtttaccaacccgccaatgtggaaattaaaacatatatttttcatagattgattaatatatcttcgtttttaaaaattcaaatcacaacatatgcagaaaaaattctgcactttattaatcataattattatatgaaaattctaaacaaattgtatataaaataaaataaagatgataggagaatcataatttgaaatcctaacaaaattttcgaaatttagctattaaaaataattatattgtatatttggatataaaatcttagtttttaaaattctgactggtttatatttttttttaaaaattattttgtaatttcgtccataatttattagagagagaaaatattttattttctagatttttttctatttgatctgtaagtattttttattttttaattaattatatttatttaaattaattaattaagcttaattaaaattttctaatggcaattgaatgtaattttttacacattttaaggttagttgcatatttgtacttcccaattaatatagtaggatttttcAACTAATCTGATAAGATTTTACCGTAATATcttacatatatctttttatatgaaaagggtaatttaagaaaaaaataagcaaaacatatgtaaaatataaacaaaacataagtagaACATGTgcaaatgtttttaatttttttactgataATTTTACATgcttttgaagaaagaaacaaaaaaaaaagtgtgatttttgaaaactTGAAAGACTATCAAGTTTCATTTATTGTTGACTAATCCCTCCATAAGTTTGTTTACCAAAATAGCACtccttgttttattattttacaaattagCCCGTTTCTTTTATTCAGTCCTcgttcctttcttcttcttcctctcaagtCTCACCAGTCATTATCTCGATTCTCAATCTTCCGGTCACCGACTAATTTTTGGTAAGCTCACACTCCTTATACTCATCAGCAGTTCCTTGATCTACGCTACGcaatttttgttcttcctctcatTTCTTCTTTCATAGAATAGGGTTTATCTCTAAAATCTTCAGGATTTCGAGTTTGATTTTGCTGTTTTCGGAATCATCAATTTGAGTTTTCAGTGGTTAAAATTAGCTTTGATTGCTGAGAGAAAAGTATGGGATCGAGAGGTTTTATCACCGATAAGTGGTCAATGAGGATTCTATGGGGTTGTGCACTCGGCAGTGCCATTGGTAAATGATCGTTTCTTTGAGATTTCagatgttttgtttctcaaattcgtgagctttttgtttctctgtgaTTACCCTTTTTCTTATTTAAGCCCATTAAATGTGTAGGTTTATACATGGTTGCTGTAGAGAGACAAACTCAGAACAGGGCTCGTGCTATGGCTGAAGGTTTGAGAGCTGCAGAATCACAGGCTGATGGTGATAGTGTCTAAATGTGTCTAACAACATTAGCTTCAAGCTTGTGTTGATGTAGTTTCTCGTTTGCAAATAATGGTAATAAGGTTTCAAAACTTGGATAGTTGAAGTTGCTAAACATAcaatttgtgttgttgtggaAAAAAAAGGTTGTTTCTTTCACACTGTCATGCTATGTTTGTGAATCGATTTTTTAATTGCGCATTTTCAGCAAGGCATCTTGCGTTTACTGGGATGTGTATTCTCTTACGTAAAAGTCTCCCTTCCTGTATATAAAGCATTAGGGATCATGTATCCGAAATGTACAGCAGGATCAACTTATTACATTAGAAATAATAATGGCACAGGGACGCCCAGGCAAATGCTTTGGGTTCGTCCTCTTACTATGCTTTTTCAGTTCAACTTTCGCACGCAGGATTCTCAAGGATCTCCCTATGATGGAGCCAAGCAAGCTACATCTACACTATGTAATGAAGCCTGGGATGGATGTTCTACACCCAGACCATGAGGTACAACCTGACCACAAAGTCAAGCCTGATCAGATAATGCAGAACATGGCGAGTGAACTAGGTGACCCACCGGATTATCAGGATCCTGACCACGTAGTTAAGCCTATTCAGATAATGCAGACCATGGCGAGTGAACCAGGAGGTAACCCACCGGAACCTGACCACGTAGTTAAGCCTAATCAGATAATGCAGACCATGACGAGTGAACCGGACCCGGACCCGGACGTACCTGACCACGTAGTTAAGCCTAATCAGGTAATGCAGACCATGGCGAGTGAACCGGACGAACCTGACCACACAGTTAAGCCTATGGGGTATGGTGTAGGTAGAGGATATGGAAGTGGTGGCTCTGGTGTTGGCTATGGTGTTGGTTATGGCAGTGGAGGCAGTGGCTTTGGGGAAGGAATTGGCTCTAGTGGAGGCAGTGGCTTTGGAGAAGGAATTGGGTCTAGTGGAGGCAGTGGCTTTGGAGAAGGAATTGGGTCTAGTGGAGGCAGTGGCTTTGGAGAAGGAATTGGGTCTAGTGGAGGCAGTGGCTTTGGAGAAGGAATTGGGTCTAGTGGAGGCAGTGGCTTTGGAGAAGGAATTGGGTCTAGTGGAGGCAGTGGCTTTGGAGAAGGAATTGGGTCTAGTGGAGGCAGTGGCTTTGGAGAAGGAATTGGGTCTAGTGGAGGCAGTGGCTTTGGAGAAGGAATTGGGTCTAGTGGAGGCAGTGGCTTTGGAGAAGGAATTGGGTCTAGTGGAGGCAGTGGCTTTGGAGAAGGAATTGGGTCTAGTGGAGGCAGTGGCTTTGGAGAAGGAATTGGGTCTGGTGGTGGTTCAGGTATTGGCATTGGAGAAGGAATAGGGTCTGGTGGTGGTTCAGGTATTGGCATTGGAGAAGGAATAGGAGGGTCTGGGTCTGGCCAACCGAATTGTGGTCCTGTAACGGGAGCTCCAGGTGAAGGGATTGGTATTGGTATTGGACGTGGCTCTAGTGGTGGACCCGGTGTAGTTGTTCCAGGCACAACAATCCCTCCCATAGTGGTTCCAGGCGCACAGATTCCCGGCTTTGTGATTCCAGGAGTAACAGTTCCTGGTTACGGTGTTCCTGGCTGCCAAACCGGTGGCTGCAAGCCAAACCCATACTATAACCCACGTCCTCATTGTCCACCTTTCACTTTAGGTCAAGACAAGCACATGTCAAACAAAGGAACCATGACAGAAGCTCTTGCTCCCACTTCATCGGAGATGCATGCCTAAGCCTAAGCTTCAAGTGTCCATGAAACACAAGTCTAATAAATCACTCATAATGAAATctattttggtttgataaaaaGCTTCCTTCACATAAAGTTGAATAAGACAATTTTACTGCCCAAGCAAACTTAAATAAGGGAAAACTATATAAGATCAAGTTACTCAAGAGACAAGATTGATTAAGAATTAGGCAAATGTACTTGCATTCCCATGGCTGTAGCCATCAatgagttttaaatttaataaaaagtcCCACAAATCCGGTTAaggttttatattttctttttttgtaaatgagatcaaaagagataaacttttcgTAAAGCATTAAACTTTCCGAAAGAAGAGTGGGTACTGTAATAATAACATATCATCTCCGATCAAAacgacagagaagaagaagaagagcgacGAAGTGAGAGAGATTAGTCTGTGTAAATGGATCGGATTCTGAAGGCCGCTCGAACATCCGGTTCTCTAAATCTTTCCAATCGATCTCTCAAGTAAGATCCATTAAATTTTCATcaaccttttttccttttttggattGGATtgaaatttcagatttttttgtaagattaGTTGGTGTGACTGTGagaaagtttcgatttttatttgcttgttttaGTTTTCCGAAATGGGTTTAGAATGTGAATATGATCTCTTGATCGGGACTCAGTCAAGTTTCGAGGTTTTGATCCTATTGCTTAGAATAAGCTCGACCTTTTCTCACGGGATCCCATCAGGAGATGCATAGTCTTTGCTAACAGAGTAATGTTTACTGATTTGGGATTCAATTTTTCAGGGATGTACCTACTGAGGTATATCAATGTCTGGAAGCGACAGGGGAAGGAGAAAACTGGTGGGAGGTAATTAGCTTTTTCTcgattttttgaattgttttctgATGCATTGTTCTGTGATCAGATTCTTGACTGGATAATTTTCCCCATTTGGCAGGCTGTTGATTTGCAGAAGTTGATTTTGGCACATAACGACATTGAGGTTTTAAGGGAAGATCTTAAGAACCTTGCTTGTTTGGTTGTGCTTAATGTCAGTCACAATAAACTGTCTGAACTTCCAGCAGCTATTGGGGAGTAAGTGTTTCTGGATCTTTGTAGTTGGGTTCCACTCTGTTTAGCTTGATAATGTTCAATTGTTTGATCTCTTAACTCATTCATAGGCTTACAGCAATGAAGTCGTTGGATGTGTCTTTCAACTCAATATCAGAACTTCCTGAACAAATTGGTTCAGCAATTTCTCTTGTCAAGTAGGTTATTTCCATCCTGGCATAAAACTTCTGTGGTTCGACTTAAATTAGGGCATTGGGCGCATTCACATAGTTCATAATTGATTGATCTCCTTGTTATCTCTTCAGGCTTGACTGTTCAAGCAATCGTCTTAAAGAATTGCCAGAATCTCTTGGAAGATGTTTAGACTTATCCGATTTGAAGGTTGTTCTATGTTGCTTCTGGAtcagttgattgttttgtttacttcttctttcattGAAATGATTGTGCTTATTGTTACCCACAGGCctcaaataatcaaatttccAGTCTGTCAGAAGACATGGTGAACTGTTCGAAATTATCTAAACTGGATCTGGAGGTATTTCTGTTGATTTCTTCCTAGAGTCTAAAGTGGCTACTTcgcatttcttttttcttctttcactaTCTTCGAAATGCAGTGCTATGGCGAGCCTGGAAAAAGGCAACGGTATTGGGTAAAGCAAGATTATTTACCAATGTATCTTCTTAAACCTATTGCAGGGAAACAAGCTCACAGTTCTCTCTGAGAAGCACATAGCATCATGGACCATGCTTACAGAACTTAATGCATGTAATGatattcaatttttcttttgcgTTTGAAAGATTCTTGTACacactttaatttattttcctacTGCAGCTAAGAATATGTTGACTGGTCTGCCTCCAAATATAGGAAGCCTTTCGCGTCTTATCCGGCTTGATCTTCATCAGAACAGTAAGTATAAACTAAGAAGATACTATTTCGCGCCTTATCCGACTTGATCTTCATCAGAACAGTTGTTGAATTGTTTACATATTTGATTCATGCAGAAATCTCTTCTGTTCCACCATCAATAGGCGGTTGCTCCTCTCTTGTGGAATTCTATATGGGGTAATTCTCTACTATGTTTTATTCAGAAAGATTGTTTGGAATTACATGGAATCTAATTAGATACTTTCACAACTGACATTCTTCTTTCGTACTTAATTCCAGAATGAACTCGCTATCAACATTACCAGCAGAGATTGGAGATCTATCACGTCTAGGAACATTGGATCTTCGTTCTAATCAGGTATTGTGCTCATTTCGTTGATGGATATTGTTTTCGGacattctttttatatatttttcaaacctTTATCTATTGACAATGACTTTCTAATTAATGGTCTAAAACACTTATGCTTTCTCCCAATTTTCAGCTCAAGGAATATCCAGTTGGCGCATGTAAACTGAAGCTTTCGTACCTAGATCTTTCAAATAATTCATTGACAGGATTGCATCCTGACCTCGGTATGATTAACAAACAGCACTAACCATTTCTGCATCcattataaatttacatatgGCATCATAAGAGGAGCTATTAGCATTAAACTTCTTGTCCTCACATTTATAGGAAATATGACTACTCTGAGAAAGCTTGTGCTTGTTGGCAATCCTTTGAGAACCCTAAGAAGGTTTCATTTTACTCTGTCTCTGTCTGGTTTCTTGATTGCCTGGTCTTATTTGGATTGCTACTTGAAAAGGCCAATATTCATTCTTTTTTGTCTCCAGCGCATTAGTAAATGGTCCTACAGCTGCTCTATTGAAGTATCTTAGGAGCCGCCTTTCTAATAGTGAAGGTACTTTGGTCCAAcatccctctttctctctcatctATGTGGTCATTGCTAACTGTAAATGGTTTCCAATTATAGAAACAAGTGCAAGCACTCCAACAAAGGAAAATGTAATTGCTTCAGCAGCTCGTATGTCCATTTCTTCGAAGGTAAGTGAAACCACAGATTTGAGCACAATTGTGTTAAGAATTCCATGTCCTTAATAGAAACAGgaaattattatcttaattgTTTGCACAAAACTCAGGAACTTTATCTGGAAGGTCTCAACTTGAGTACTGTCCCTTCAGAAGTTTGGGAATCTGGTGAGATCACGAAAGTTAATCTTTCTAAAAACTCTATCGAGGAATTGCCTGCTCAACTTTCTTCATCTGTTTCCCTTCAGGTAATAGGGTTTCCGGTTTCCcatatatattcttcttaaaTATACAAAGAAGATGCTACATATCCCTGTGCTACATAAAGATCTATGAGTTATTGTTATTGAACTCATATAATATTTGCAATCGCAGACTTTGATTTTGTCACGAAACAAGATTAAAGATTGGCCAGGTGCGATCTTGAAGTCACTTCCCAATCTTGTGTGCTTGAAGTTGGATAATAATCCCCTGACGCAAGTATGTTCAAATAGAATTAGATTTAAATAGTTGATTATAGCTTCCACCAAGAGCTAATgcatcacatttttttatttgctcataAGATTCCACTGGATGGGTTTCAAGCAGTCTCTGGGCTTCAGATTCTAGACCTAAGTGGTATTGCAGTTTTCAGAGAGCATCCTAAGTTTTGCCACTTGCCACAACTACAAGAGCTTTATTTGAGGTTGGTTattatactttatattattCATCGTCCATCTATTATTCACTGGTTTAAGATACCTTACCTTATATTTTCACTTGACAGTCGAATCCAGCTATCTGAAGTCCCTGAAGATATCCTCAACTTATCTAACCTGCTTATCCTTGACCTGAACCAGAATTCACTTCAGTCGATTCCCAAGGTAATAATATGGATATGTGCTCTACTTTGTGGTTTTTACCGTCGAATAGCTGCTGAATCTGTGATTGGAAGTTAGTGTAACCTGGCAGCAATCAGCTAGTCAACTAAAGTCTTCACATCATGCTGATGCATTGGATCTGTTTTTCCCATGCAGGGTATCAAGAACATGACTTCACTCAAACATCTGGacatatcaaacaacaacatttcAAGTCTTCCTCCAGAACTGGTAAGTCTCTGTTGCTTTTCTTAACTGAAACATATAGACATGTATAATGTGCAATAAGAGTCCTGTGTTGTTCGTTAGGGTTTGCTTGAGCCTACACTTGAGGTTTTACGGCTTGACGGGAACCCATTAAGAAGGTATTTcttttaaatcataaaaaatgacacattagTAAAAAGGTTTAAAACAATATCATACCCGAttgattgatattttttttccaccaaCATTCTGAAAACAGCATCAGGAGGCCAATTCTAGAAAGAGGAACAAAAGCTGTGTTGAACTACCTGAAAGACAGACTTCCAGATCAGTAGCTTGTACAACATTTACATCATTACctatgttgttgtttgtaaCATTTTGCGTGAAACAACACCGGATTGAATTTTATTGATGAGAGATGCTTGTGTCGTCCTTTGTGTAAGAGATTTTACTATTTGTGAAACAACACCAGATTGATTTATCCTTTTTGATGTATTTTGGGCCGAAAAAGTAACTgcttcagtaaaaaaaaaggaagatgcTACCTTTGGCTAACAGTTTTCACATTTTTCATATTGTCTATAAAATTTTGCAAAGTCTGATTTTTTGTCAAGGAACAAGATCAAAGATTGGCCCGATGCAATCAGGtcttttacaaattgtttgttttggtttctcctCCATCTTCATTGTCTAATGCTGCTGCTAACCTAAACTTAAGAATCTTGTGGAGTTTTGCAACAGGTTCAACTATCTTCTTCTGTGGCATCTGGTCTTCACTTGTTGAAACTtcttctgcaaaaaaaaatcaaagaaatgaaaaaaccGCAACTCAAAAACCAGCACAAGTAGAAGGGACAAAGAACTATACTagagaaaatgttcaaaagACATGTATCTTTTGAAACAATAAGATGTTGGTGAGAAACAGGTGTTTGACAATCATAAAGAGGAAAGAAGTGAAAACTAACCCTTTTCAGAGAAAGCAAGGCATGTACCAATCGTTTCAAGATATTCTCCAACCTGAAAGAATCATCAAATCTAACACCATTAAGAGAATGAATGGTTTTAAGCAAAAGAGTAACTGACTCAAGTtagaaaaacttttaaaattgcAACTCACCAGCTTGATTTTGCCATCAATGGTCAATACCGGATTCAAAGTATCCAAACCCTGACAGGATATAAAACAAtgtcaaataaaaaaagcaatGCAAGAGCTGAAGAGAGCACAGATAGCTAAGACATAAAAGAATTAGGATTGAACTAACTAACTGATAAAGTGTAAGGAGCATCTGCTGGAATGTCAATGTGCCTCGAAACGTCTTCAAGATCAATCATTACATACTCCTCGTCCTCCATCTCTGTgactgtctctctctctctcctgtatcattttgtttattaaggtgaagaagaagaacacaaagaatCCAAAAACTTTCTCTACCACGATTTAGATTCaagaaattataattcttaACATCTCGTAAACAAGAAATTATTATCTGTTGAGAATTATGGCtcacctctttctcttttacccTTGAATCGTTCGAGCAAATACGAAAAGCCCGCAAGTAAAGTGAGATGGTAAATGAAGAACAAACCAAGCAAGATTAAGAGAGGAAGAACGATTCGTGTTATCAAatcggttcttcttcttcttcttcttcttcttttcgtcGTCTGTGTAAAATAGATTGATTAGCTCTGTTTTACAACTAACAAGTTAGTATCATTATTGGGCCTTTAATATAACCTAAAAAGCCCGTCATTTTGCGTGAGTGTAATCTAGTCTTCCACGTGTCAAGCACGCAAACCACAACAGTCTTAGGTAGAAAATTAAAGTTAAACCGGAGATTTTTGCGCAACAACAGATTCTGGAAAAACATCCATCATCTCTCttgacagagaagaagaatcgccacaaaagaagaagcttaagaAGCAAGATATTTGAACTTTCCACTCtactcattcttcttcttcacacgtctttcaccatttttcttatataaataaagCTCCTTTTCAAagactttttttggtttcatttgttttttaagtgGGCACCGAAAACCGAAAAAGTCAAGAGCTTTTGCTTTCCAGGTAAGGATCCATCACCACTAATAacacctcttctcttcttcttcttcctctcgatctTCTCGTTCCAAAAACCCTATTTACGATTTCAATTCTACGCTATTTTCCAATCgaaagttttttcctttttttgggggttttctttaattttgattgatttctgGATTGGTTCTGTTCTGAGCAGGCGAATTCCGAAAGAAGCTGGCGTGTGTGTTGGGTGGATTGATTCATTTCGA
The Camelina sativa cultivar DH55 chromosome 15, Cs, whole genome shotgun sequence DNA segment above includes these coding regions:
- the LOC104745846 gene encoding uncharacterized protein LOC104745846 isoform X2 — encoded protein: MGSRGFITDKWSMRILWGCALGSAIGLYMVAVERQTQNRARAMAEGLRAAESQADGDSV
- the LOC104745846 gene encoding hyphally-regulated protein isoform X1 is translated as MAQGRPGKCFGFVLLLCFFSSTFARRILKDLPMMEPSKLHLHYVMKPGMDVLHPDHEVQPDHKVKPDQIMQNMASELGDPPDYQDPDHVVKPIQIMQTMASEPGGNPPEPDHVVKPNQIMQTMTSEPDPDPDVPDHVVKPNQVMQTMASEPDEPDHTVKPMGYGVGRGYGSGGSGVGYGVGYGSGGSGFGEGIGSSGGSGFGEGIGSSGGSGFGEGIGSSGGSGFGEGIGSSGGSGFGEGIGSSGGSGFGEGIGSSGGSGFGEGIGSSGGSGFGEGIGSSGGSGFGEGIGSSGGSGFGEGIGSSGGSGFGEGIGSSGGSGFGEGIGSGGGSGIGIGEGIGSGGGSGIGIGEGIGGSGSGQPNCGPVTGAPGEGIGIGIGRGSSGGPGVVVPGTTIPPIVVPGAQIPGFVIPGVTVPGYGVPGCQTGGCKPNPYYNPRPHCPPFTLGQDKHMSNKGTMTEALAPTSSEMHA
- the LOC104745847 gene encoding plant intracellular Ras-group-related LRR protein 6, whose product is MDRILKAARTSGSLNLSNRSLKDVPTEVYQCLEATGEGENWWEAVDLQKLILAHNDIEVLREDLKNLACLVVLNVSHNKLSELPAAIGELTAMKSLDVSFNSISELPEQIGSAISLVKLDCSSNRLKELPESLGRCLDLSDLKASNNQISSLSEDMVNCSKLSKLDLEGNKLTVLSEKHIASWTMLTELNASKNMLTGLPPNIGSLSRLIRLDLHQNKISSVPPSIGGCSSLVEFYMGMNSLSTLPAEIGDLSRLGTLDLRSNQLKEYPVGACKLKLSYLDLSNNSLTGLHPDLGNMTTLRKLVLVGNPLRTLRSALVNGPTAALLKYLRSRLSNSEETSASTPTKENVIASAARMSISSKELYLEGLNLSTVPSEVWESGEITKVNLSKNSIEELPAQLSSSVSLQTLILSRNKIKDWPGAILKSLPNLVCLKLDNNPLTQIPLDGFQAVSGLQILDLSGIAVFREHPKFCHLPQLQELYLSRIQLSEVPEDILNLSNLLILDLNQNSLQSIPKGIKNMTSLKHLDISNNNISSLPPELGLLEPTLEVLRLDGNPLRSIRRPILERGTKAVLNYLKDRLPDQ
- the LOC104745848 gene encoding uncharacterized protein LOC104745848 isoform X2, whose translation is MLLTLYQLGLDTLNPVLTIDGKIKLVGEYLETIGTCLAFSEKEEVSTSEDQMPQKKIVEPVAKLHKILKFRLAAALDNEDGGETKTNNL
- the LOC104745848 gene encoding uncharacterized protein LOC104745848 isoform X1, which encodes MEDEEYVMIDLEDVSRHIDIPADAPYTLSGLDTLNPVLTIDGKIKLVGEYLETIGTCLAFSEKEEVSTSEDQMPQKKIVEPVAKLHKILKFRLAAALDNEDGGETKTNNL